Proteins co-encoded in one Scylla paramamosain isolate STU-SP2022 chromosome 43, ASM3559412v1, whole genome shotgun sequence genomic window:
- the LOC135093672 gene encoding uncharacterized protein LOC135093672 isoform X1, with protein MGDQPKIMVFRPTWEEFKDFNKYITYIESQGANKAGLAKIIPPPEWQPRKKGYNLDDLDMTIPAPICQVVTGKQGLYQQINIQKKPMTVKEFCALANSERYRTPKHSSYEDLERKYWKNITYVSPIYGADVSGSITDADVEEWNINKLGSILDYVNEDYGISIDGVNTAYLYFGMWKTTFAWHTEDMDLYSINYLHFGAPKTWYSIPPEHGRRLERLANGFFPNSFKACPAYLRHKMSLISPQILKQYSIPFDKITQEPGHIMITFPYGYHAGFNQGFNCAESTNFAMPRWVEYGKRATQCQCRTDMVKISMDTFVKRFQPERYELWLAGKDIGPHPEDPTRSSAAAQPSLNDVLCNKKQCVRGLREIPQANAELEAVAAGLDEIFTLNLSMPHGVCLRPLSAIPSVSPVPAYQPFTHQQEEPFSPRRARTSHTVFFPAPARDHGTRPMVGHHCPICGLLVSCSTYKSHTSRHIRKKDLVQHYCPICLKFYASTNNLIKHCRKLHRDVNPQAPAPPHTDKAQLPQPSPSSDYGSLSPSSQYSDSSSSPFPSIGIPSPSELPFSSHYQSSSSECSSNSNRDLPSLSLRSGLLLPPDVILTQVWDSSLSKGSVVQPDQARIDPEIITLVEECPPLSLNWSTVVASSDPELGALVSIRENPDNFTLDLTPPRSKTIDTYVGLLGEQTSPFPSLRTCLLDRTLFEDVEGDIIEPYTEALQEPHTPDPEVREDGTGGAAVWEVSPEAGWPEPDTCPIMIKGESGGSGCENPPEVRIGVNSDRHCDSEVQHTSASVQPDNEREAGVVAHLAEAQPLAVGGSASLAWRRQGEHKKEAPSLSQIYHSLLQEMECKGLPQGSCTEVPQEEASAAATTLRSTGRSYTTLVTFPRDESKWKDHFDHECEGLLCALCGMLWRNLQLEEGSSQTVDMDLEVGCSSNTEREEEEEVIEEEEEVIVIYEPQNRKGSCTSCKALISTPAHWQLPPPGIARWCGAAAPKPVTLPRCSSVKLAPTGAPQRSTERPPHCSVLEEEPQICVPSAGDGGARDGDVAQPLHRNDLIKVTTRDRSLDADSKVGMFGHHPEPCVSVCVVSKKLEKNNIPPPAFNETWMTADTTQPHHPYHIPVRDTCVKLTTRTSYPHYRKPPAVFTKMAPRGIIPRGTATTRKVVTKWIPQHGHSPSVRIIREASRKTGGNTAQPQQQRAATAQRKATEDSALQLDKSTRDNPNHTSTVKIQGGSAHPHPSQSLRVVKRHTQKKPVSLAMNRKRSPVTSSQHLPHLHSLKRHCASEPRHYDATETHARDPSSSCILASEKVGVPSSFTMLAMPPVSPPALTNWLTG; from the exons ATGGGGGACCAGCCTAAGATCATGGTCTTCCGGCCCACATGGGAGGAATTCAAAGACTTCAACAAGTACATCACCTACATTGAGTCCCAGGGCGCTAACAAGGCAGGGCTGGCCAAG ATCATCCCGCCCCCAGAGTGGCAGCCCCGCAAGAAAGGCTACAACCTGGATGACCTGGACATGACAATCCCTGCTCCCATCTGCCAGGTGGTGACAGGCAAGCAGGGTCTCTACCAGCAGATCAACATTCAGAAAAAGCCAATGACTGTTAAGGAGTTTTGTGCTCTGGCTAatagtgagag GTACCGTACACCCAAGCACTCCTCCTACGAAGACCTGGAACGCAAGTACTGGAAGAACATTACTTACGTCTCCCCAATCTATGGTGCTGACGTGTCGGGCAGTATTACAGACGCTGATGTTGAG GAGTGGAACATCAACAAACTTGGGTCAATCCTGGACTACGTCAATGAGGACTACGGCATCAGCATTGACGGGGTGAACACTGCCTACCTGTACTTTGGCATGTGGAAGACCACCTTTGCCTGGCACACAGAGGACATGGACTTGTACAG CATCAACTACCTGCATTTTGGAGCACCCAAGACCTGGTACAGCATCCCCCCAGAGCACGGCAGGAGGCTGGAAAGACTTGCCAACGGTTTCTTCCCTAACTCCTTCAAGGCCTGCCCTGCTTACCTGCGCCACAAGATGTCCCTCATATCCCCACAGATTCTCAAGCAGTATTCCATCCCATTTGATAAG ATCACCCAGGAGCCTGGCCACATCATGATCACCTTTCCCTACGGCTATCATGCAGGCTTCAACCAGGGTTTCAACTGTGCCGAGTCAACCAACTTTGCCATGCCGCGCTGGGTGGAGTACGGAAAGCGAGCAACACAGTGCCAGTGCCG CACGGACATGGTGAAGATTTCCATGGACACGTTTGTCAAGCGGTTTCAGCCAGAGCGATATGAATTGTGGCTGGCAGGAAAGGACATTGGACCGCACCCTGAGGACCCCACCCGCTCCTCAGCAGCAGCCCAGCCCTCTCTGAATGACGTTCTCTGTAACAAGAA GCAGTGTGTAAGGGGCCTGAGGGAGATACCCCAAGCCAATGCTGAACTAGAGGCTGTGGCTGCGGGGCTTGATGAGATATTCACCCTCAACCTGTCTATGCCGCATGGCGTGTGTTTACGCCCCCTCTCTGCCATCCCCTCTGTCTCCCCAGTCCCTGCCTACCAACCCTTCACCCACCAGCAGGAGGAGCCTTTCTCGCCACGCCGCGCCCGCACCTCTCACACCGTGTTCTTCCCCGCTCCTGCCAGGGACCACGGGACTAGGCCCATGGTGGGCCACCACTGCCCCATCTGTGGCCTGCTGGTGAGCTGCAGCACTTACAAGAGCCACACCTCCAGGCACATCAGGAAGAAGGACCTGGTGCAGCATTACTGCCCTATCTGTCTAAAGTTCTATGCTTCCACCAATAACTTGATAAAGCACTGCAGGAAGCTACATAGGGACGTGAACCCTCAGGCCCCGGCCCCACCTCACACAGACAAGGCTCAGCTCCCTCAGCCCTCGCCCTCCAGTGATTATGGCTCCCTCAGCCCCAGCTCTCAGTACTctgactcctcttcctcacccttcccttccatagGCATCCCCTCTCCTTCCGAGCTTCCTTTCAGTAGCCATTACCAAAGTAGCAGTAGTGAgtgtagcagtaacagtaaccgCGACCTTCCTAGTCTGTCTCTACGCTCCGGCTTACTCCTTCCTCCAGATGTTATCCTGACGCAGGTGTGGGACTCCTCTCTCAGCAAAGGCTCGGTCGTACAGCCAGACCAGGCCAGAATAGACCCGGAAATAATCACCCTGGTGGAAGAGTGTCCTCCACTGTCGCTCAACTGGTCCACAGTCGTGGCCTCCAGTGACCCCGAGCTGGGGGCACTGGTGTCCATCAGGGAAAACCCTGACAACTTCACCCTTGACCTGACGCCACCCCGCAGCAAGACCATCGACACCTATGTGGGACTCCTTGGGGAGCagacctctcccttccccagtCTGAGGACTTGTCTGCTGGACAGGACACTCTTTGAGGACGTGGAGGGGGACATTATTGAACCATACACCGAGGCCCTGCAGGAACCACACACCCCAGATCCTGAGGTGAGAGAGGATGGCACAGGTGGAGCTGCAGTGTGGGAGGTGTCTCCTGAAGCAGGATGGCCTGAGCCTGATACTTGCCCCATTATGATCAAAGGTGAGTCAGGTGGCAGTGGTTGTGAAAACCCTCCAGAAGTAAGAATTGGTGTTAATTCAGACAGACACTGTGACTCTGAGGTGCAGCACACAAGTGCCTCAGTGCAGCCTGACAATGAGCGTGAGGCAGGAGTGGTTGCACATTTGGCTGAGGCACAGCCATTGGCTGTGGGTGGCTCTGCATCACTGGCatggagaaggcagggagaacataagaaagaagCTCCTTCCCTCAGCCAGATATACCATAGCTTGCTGCAGGAGATGGAGTGCAAGGGGCTGCCACAAGGGTCCTGCACTGAGGTACCCCAGGAGGAGGCATCTGCTGCCGCCACGACTCTGAGGAGCACTGGCCGCTCCTACACCACCCTGGTGACCTTCCCCAGAGATGAGAGTAAGTGGAAGGATCACTTTGACCATGAGTGTGAGGGGCTGCTGTGTGCCCTGTGTGGCATGCTGTGGAGGAACCTCCAGCTTGAGGAAGGCAGCAGCCAAACTGTGGACATGGACCTTGAAGTGGGCTGTTCCTCCaacacagaaagagaggaggaggaggaggtcattgaggaagaggaagaggttatAGTAATATATGAGCCTCAAAACAGGAAGGGGAGTTGCACCTCCTGCAAAGCACTCATTAGTACTCCTGCACACTGGCAGCTGCCCCCACCAGGCATTGCAAGGTGGTGTGGAGCTGCTGCACCCAAGCCTGTGACTCTCCCAAGATGCAGTTCTGTAAAGCTTGCTCCGACGGGAGCCCCGCAGAGAAGCACGGAGCGTCCGCCACACTGCtcagtgctggaggaggagccgCAGATATGTGTCCCTTCTGCAGGTGATGGAGGGGCCAGAGATGGAGACGTGGCACAGCCTCTTCACCGTAATGATTTAATCAAGGTGACTACCAGAGACCGTTCTCTTGATGCAGATAGTAAGGTGGGAATGTTTGGCCATCACCCTGAgccttgtgtgtctgtgtgtgtggtgagtaaGAAGCTGGAGAAGAACAACATCCCTCCTCCAGCTTTCAATGAGACATGGATGACAGCAGacacaacacagccacaccaccCTTACCACATTCCAGTGAGAGACACCTGTGTGAAGCTGACCACTAGGACCTCATACCCTCACTACAGGAAGCCACCAGCAGTATTCACCAAGATGGCGCCGAGAGGGATCATACCCCGAGGAACTGCCACCACTAGGAAAGTTGTGACCAAGTGGATTCCACAGCACGGCCACAGCCCCTCTGTCAGAATCATCAGGGAGGCTAGCAGGAAGACAGGAGGCAACACAgcacagccacagcagcagAGGGCAGCCACAGCACAAAGGAAGGCAACAGAGGATAGTGCTCTTCAACTAGACAAGAGTACAAGAGACAATCCTAACCACACCAGTACTGTGAAGATACAAGGAGGTTCTGCTCATCCTCACCCTAGCCAGTCACTCAGGGTAgtaaagagacacacacagaagaaaccTGTCTCCTTGGCTATGAACCGTAAGAGGTCACCAGTAACTAGCTCACagcacctccctcaccttcactcCCTAAAGAGGCACTGTGCAAGTGAACCAAGGCATTATGATGCAACAGAAACCCATGCTAGAGACCCGTCCTCGTCCTGTATCCTGGCATCTGAAAAAGTGGGTGTTCCGAGCAGCTTCACTATGCTGGCGATGCCCCCTGTCTCACCCCCAGCCCTGACTAACTGGTTGACTGGTTGA